Proteins encoded by one window of Homo sapiens chromosome 10, GRCh38.p14 Primary Assembly:
- the PBLD gene encoding phenazine biosynthesis-like domain-containing protein isoform a (isoform a is encoded by transcript variant 1): protein MKLPIFIADAFTARAFRGNPAAVCLLENELDEDMHQKIAREMNLSETAFIRKLHPTDNFAQSSCFGLRWFTPASEVPLCGHATLASAAVLFHKIKNMNSTLTFVTLSGELRARRAEDGIVLDLPLYPAHPQDFHEVEDLIKTAIGNTLVQDICYSPDTQKLLVRLSDVYNRSFLENLKVNTENLLQVENTGKVKGLILTLKGEPGGQTQAFDFYSRYFAPWVGVAEDPVTGSAHAVLSSYWSQHLGKKEMHAFQCSHRGGELGISLRPDGRVDIRGGAAVVLEGTLTA, encoded by the exons GAATTGGATGAAGACATGCATCAGAAAATTGCAAGGGAGATGAACCTCTCTGAAACTGCTTTTATCCGAAAACTGCACCCGACAGACAACTTTGCACAAa GTTCCTGCTTTGGACTGAGATGGTTTACACCAGCGAGTGAGGTCCCACTCTGTGGCCATGCCACCCTGGCTTCTGCAGCTGTGCTGTTTCACAAAATAA AAAACATGAATAGCACGCTCACGTTTGTCACTCTGAGTGGAGAACTAAGGGCCAGACGAGCAGAGGATGGCATCGTCCTGGACTTGCCTCTTTATCCAGCCCACCCCCAG GACTTCCATGAAGTAGAGGACTTGATAAAG ACTGCCATAGGCAACACACTGGTCCAGGACATCTGTTATTCTCCAGATACCCAAAAGCTCCTCGTCCGCCTCAGTGACGTTTACAACAG GTCGTTTCTGGAGAACCTGAAAGTGAACACGGAGAATCTGCTGCAAGTTGAAAACACAGGGAAGGTGAAAGGGCTTATTCTTACCCTTAAAGGAGAGCCTGGTGGGCAGACCCAAGCATTTGACTTTTACTCAAGATATTTTGCACCGTGGGTTGGTGTGGCTGAAGACCCAGTGACAG gGTCTGCACACGCTGTTCTCAGCAGCTACTGGTCCCAGCAtctggggaagaaagaaatgCATG ctTTTCAGTGTTCCCACCGAGGAGGAGAGCTGGGAATTTCCCTTCGTCCAGACGGAAGGGTTGACATTAGAGGAGGTGCAGCTGTTGTTTTAGAGGGCACACTGACAGCCTAG
- the PBLD gene encoding phenazine biosynthesis-like domain-containing protein isoform X2, with translation MKLPIFIADAFTARAFRGNPAAVCLLENELDEDMHQKIAREMNLSETAFIRKLHPTDNFAQSSCFGLRWFTPASEVPLCGHATLASAAVLFHKIKNMNSTLTFVTLSGELRARRAEDGIVLDLPLYPAHPQDFHEVEDLIKTAIGNTLVQDICYSPDTQKLLVRLSDVYNRSFLENLKVNTENLLQVENTGKVKGLILTLKGEPGGQTQAFDFYSRYFAPWVGVAEDPVTATGPSIWGRKKCMLFSVPTEEESWEFPFVQTEGLTLEEVQLLF, from the exons GAATTGGATGAAGACATGCATCAGAAAATTGCAAGGGAGATGAACCTCTCTGAAACTGCTTTTATCCGAAAACTGCACCCGACAGACAACTTTGCACAAa GTTCCTGCTTTGGACTGAGATGGTTTACACCAGCGAGTGAGGTCCCACTCTGTGGCCATGCCACCCTGGCTTCTGCAGCTGTGCTGTTTCACAAAATAA AAAACATGAATAGCACGCTCACGTTTGTCACTCTGAGTGGAGAACTAAGGGCCAGACGAGCAGAGGATGGCATCGTCCTGGACTTGCCTCTTTATCCAGCCCACCCCCAG GACTTCCATGAAGTAGAGGACTTGATAAAG ACTGCCATAGGCAACACACTGGTCCAGGACATCTGTTATTCTCCAGATACCCAAAAGCTCCTCGTCCGCCTCAGTGACGTTTACAACAG GTCGTTTCTGGAGAACCTGAAAGTGAACACGGAGAATCTGCTGCAAGTTGAAAACACAGGGAAGGTGAAAGGGCTTATTCTTACCCTTAAAGGAGAGCCTGGTGGGCAGACCCAAGCATTTGACTTTTACTCAAGATATTTTGCACCGTGGGTTGGTGTGGCTGAAGACCCAGTGACAG CTACTGGTCCCAGCAtctggggaagaaagaaatgCATG ctTTTCAGTGTTCCCACCGAGGAGGAGAGCTGGGAATTTCCCTTCGTCCAGACGGAAGGGTTGACATTAGAGGAGGTGCAGCTGTTGTTTTAG
- the PBLD gene encoding phenazine biosynthesis-like domain-containing protein isoform b (isoform b is encoded by transcript variant 2) has translation MKLPIFIADAFTARAFRGNPAAVCLLENELDEDMHQKIAREMNLSETAFIRKLHPTDNFAQSSCFGLRWFTPASEVPLCGHATLASAAVLFHKIKNMNSTLTFVTLSGELRARRAEDGIVLDLPLYPAHPQDFHEVEDLIKTAIGNTLVQDICYSPDTQKLLVRLSDVYNRSFLENLKVNTENLLQVENTGKVKGLILTLKGEPGGQTQAFDFYSRYFAPWVGVAEDPVTGSAHAVLSSYWSQHLGKKEMHGRTALYQFLFYLPNSKLVFLLICTIPLKM, from the exons GAATTGGATGAAGACATGCATCAGAAAATTGCAAGGGAGATGAACCTCTCTGAAACTGCTTTTATCCGAAAACTGCACCCGACAGACAACTTTGCACAAa GTTCCTGCTTTGGACTGAGATGGTTTACACCAGCGAGTGAGGTCCCACTCTGTGGCCATGCCACCCTGGCTTCTGCAGCTGTGCTGTTTCACAAAATAA AAAACATGAATAGCACGCTCACGTTTGTCACTCTGAGTGGAGAACTAAGGGCCAGACGAGCAGAGGATGGCATCGTCCTGGACTTGCCTCTTTATCCAGCCCACCCCCAG GACTTCCATGAAGTAGAGGACTTGATAAAG ACTGCCATAGGCAACACACTGGTCCAGGACATCTGTTATTCTCCAGATACCCAAAAGCTCCTCGTCCGCCTCAGTGACGTTTACAACAG GTCGTTTCTGGAGAACCTGAAAGTGAACACGGAGAATCTGCTGCAAGTTGAAAACACAGGGAAGGTGAAAGGGCTTATTCTTACCCTTAAAGGAGAGCCTGGTGGGCAGACCCAAGCATTTGACTTTTACTCAAGATATTTTGCACCGTGGGTTGGTGTGGCTGAAGACCCAGTGACAG gGTCTGCACACGCTGTTCTCAGCAGCTACTGGTCCCAGCAtctggggaagaaagaaatgCATGGTAGGACAGCTCTTtaccaatttcttttttatttgcctAATTCGAAGCTAGTGTTCCTTCTCATATGTACTATCCCCTTGAAAATGTAA